The window AGGAGAAGACTGGTAAAGATCCTCTTGAAATCTTTGATCGCGCTCTCAAAAATGTAATGCCGATCCTTGAGGTTCGCCCGCGCCGGGTAGGCGGGGCTACGTACCAGGTTCCGGTGGAAGTAAGACCGACACGCCGGACCGCGCTTGGATTAAGGTGGATCGTAACCGCAGCCCGGAGCAGGTCTGAGAGGACCATGGCGGAGAAACTGGCCGCGGAGCTCATAGATGCTTCGCAGGGAACTGGCGCTGCAGTCAAGAGGCGCGAAGATACTCATAAAATGGCCGAGGCCAACAAGGCTTTTGCTCACTATCGGTGGTAAAATCACTACCACTCGACGAGCTGGAAGGAGGGGATTGGTGTGGCGAGGGCCTTTCCACTTGAAAGAGTTCGAAACATAGGAATAATGGCGCACATCGATGCCGGGAAGACCACGACCACCGAGAGAATCCTCTTCTACACAGGTCGGGTTCACAGGATGGGCGAGGTAGACGAAGGGGCTGCCACTATGGACTGGATGGTCCAGGAGCAAGAACGTGGGATAACTATTACATCAGCGGCCACGACTTGCCACTGGAGGGACCACAGAATCAATATCATAGATACGCCCGGACACGTGGATTTCACTGTAGAG is drawn from Bacillota bacterium and contains these coding sequences:
- the rpsG gene encoding 30S ribosomal protein S7 yields the protein MPRRGSVPKREVPPDPVYGNPLATAMMNRLLLKGKKGVAEKIFYRAMEIIKEKTGKDPLEIFDRALKNVMPILEVRPRRVGGATYQVPVEVRPTRRTALGLRWIVTAARSRSERTMAEKLAAELIDASQGTGAAVKRREDTHKMAEANKAFAHYRW